The Marinomonas sp. CT5 genome contains the following window.
TGGTGAGTCTTGGTTACAGTGTGGCAGATATGCCACAAAGGTAGTTCTAGGAAAACCAGTTCCTTAACTGGAGCTGGTTTTATTTTTTAATTATGGCATTCGATTTGATATTTCTTCTGCCGCTTCTTTAAGTTGAAATAGTATTTTATTCTCTATTTCTGCTTTTTTTAAACTATCTGATGACCAAGCTAAAGAAAGGCATCCGATCAATTTTTTATTATGCTTTTTAATGGGTACTGCAATAGCTTCTATAAGCATGCCACTATTATTTCTATGATTGTAATAAGATGATTGTCGAACACCATAACCTAGTAGCCTAGTTTGAATAACTAGTTGGTTTATCCATTCAGTATCTTGAGCAAGTTTACCCTCTTTCGTTTTTAAGTTTTTGAGTTTTTTTATTATTTCTTCTCTTTCCCAATCTTCACAAAATGATAAATAACAACGGCCAACACCTGAATATAAGAATTCAGGTCGGCATTGAGAAAGTTTTACTGTGAGAAAAGAATTTCTATCACGTGTTGTTTCAATTAACTTCATTCTGTCCCCATCTCTTACAGTAATATCAGAGGGCCAGTTTAATTTATAATAAAGTTTTTCTAATGTTGGGTTTGCGGCCTCAGCTAAACGTGCTTCTAGAGACTTAGGTCGAATATTCTCTAAAACCGAAGAAGATACGCTATACCTACTTTCATTAAGTGATCTTATTACCCAACCGTTCATCATTAATGTTTTTAAAATTCTCAACAATGTCGCTTTGTTTATACTTGTGTAGTGTTGAAGCTCGGAAAGAGTAAGTGATTGAGGCGTTTTCTTTAGAATCTCTAATACCTGCATTGCCCTAGTGACAGAATCAATTGATTTTACCATGGTATTAACCTTCAAAAGCATATTGTTCTATGCAATTTTATTTTTATAAGGTTTGAGGAGGTGTTCTTATGTTCAATGATAATATTTTAGGGAGAGGAATGTGTATTCAAAAAAAAGGATGTTGTAACATTTTTTGATATAAAAGCGCCCAAGTAAAAAGGGGATTAACACTTGAGCGTTTTTATAAAATTGAAAGTATTAGAAGGTTAATAGCTTAAGTTAATACCTAGCGCTACATTGTCAGGTGTTATGTCATAATTAGCCACTTCCGCCCAAAGAGAAACGCTTTTGCCAATTTGCTTCTTGACCTGAAAAACCCTTCCTTTGTTGTCTTTTGAATCAATATCAGAGTCTTTTTGGTAGTATGCAGCAGCAACTGAATAAGAGTCATCTATGTAGTAACGAGCAGCTAGACCTAGAGTCTTGTAGTCACCTGCAGTACCAAATGTATCCGTATTGATTTCATAAGTAGTGCCTAGGTCGATTTTGTCAAATTTATAACCGGCCGTTATTGCTGAACGTTTGTAGTCTTTTGTTGCTCCGGTTA
Protein-coding sequences here:
- a CDS encoding helix-turn-helix domain-containing protein, which translates into the protein MVKSIDSVTRAMQVLEILKKTPQSLTLSELQHYTSINKATLLRILKTLMMNGWVIRSLNESRYSVSSSVLENIRPKSLEARLAEAANPTLEKLYYKLNWPSDITVRDGDRMKLIETTRDRNSFLTVKLSQCRPEFLYSGVGRCYLSFCEDWEREEIIKKLKNLKTKEGKLAQDTEWINQLVIQTRLLGYGVRQSSYYNHRNNSGMLIEAIAVPIKKHNKKLIGCLSLAWSSDSLKKAEIENKILFQLKEAAEEISNRMP